One part of the Candidatus Paceibacter sp. genome encodes these proteins:
- a CDS encoding peptidoglycan DD-metalloendopeptidase family protein: MPPKKFNKILAVFLAVFVSASFSFYNFTAEAALVDELRQKIKDNSSEIEKIQKEIEQIQKDLQSNAKEAASLKEKINSLEKAKKKLVADISLTQKQIKAAELNIEKLGFEINSKEEDIAGKKESLGEFIRTMNESESATIMEITLAEDNFSDFFGNLQRLNDFKREINDSLERLKNLKQGLESQKKEEESQKKNMERLKGQYQDQKKLVEINQSNTDKVLKETKNKETNYKKLLADRLAKQKAFEEEIRELEDQIKLAIDKNALPPAGSGVLKWPLDKIRITQYFGNTEFALANASLYNGGGHNGVDFAAAIGTPLKAARSGVVEGVGNTDEACYGVSYGKWVLIRHDNNLSTLYAHLSLIKVSKGQQVDVGQLVGYSGDTGYATGPHLHFGVFATEGIAVQSYKSKVCGTNMILPVKTKKDAYLNPLNYL, translated from the coding sequence ATGCCGCCGAAAAAATTTAACAAAATCCTCGCCGTTTTCCTCGCCGTTTTTGTTTCGGCCTCTTTTTCTTTTTATAATTTTACCGCCGAGGCCGCCCTCGTGGACGAATTGCGCCAAAAGATTAAAGACAACAGTTCCGAAATAGAAAAAATCCAGAAAGAAATAGAACAAATACAGAAAGATTTGCAAAGCAACGCCAAAGAGGCCGCCAGTCTTAAAGAAAAAATAAACAGCCTGGAAAAAGCTAAGAAGAAACTGGTCGCCGACATCAGCCTGACGCAGAAGCAAATCAAAGCGGCGGAGCTGAACATAGAAAAACTGGGATTTGAAATAAATTCCAAAGAAGAAGACATCGCGGGCAAAAAAGAATCGCTGGGGGAGTTTATAAGAACGATGAACGAGAGCGAGTCGGCCACTATTATGGAAATAACGCTCGCGGAAGACAATTTTTCCGACTTTTTCGGCAACCTCCAACGGCTGAACGATTTTAAAAGAGAAATAAACGACAGCTTGGAACGGCTCAAAAATCTGAAGCAAGGCCTGGAATCGCAAAAAAAAGAAGAAGAAAGCCAAAAGAAAAACATGGAAAGGCTGAAAGGGCAGTACCAGGACCAGAAAAAACTGGTGGAGATAAACCAAAGCAACACGGACAAGGTTCTTAAAGAAACCAAGAACAAGGAAACTAATTACAAAAAGCTTCTGGCCGACCGTCTGGCCAAGCAAAAGGCTTTTGAGGAAGAAATAAGGGAGCTGGAAGACCAGATTAAACTGGCTATTGATAAGAACGCCTTACCGCCAGCCGGCAGCGGCGTGCTCAAGTGGCCACTGGACAAGATCAGGATAACGCAGTACTTCGGCAACACCGAATTCGCTCTGGCCAACGCCAGCCTTTATAACGGAGGCGGGCATAACGGGGTTGACTTCGCCGCCGCCATCGGCACGCCGTTAAAAGCCGCCAGGAGCGGCGTGGTTGAGGGAGTCGGCAACACCGACGAGGCTTGCTACGGCGTCTCTTACGGCAAATGGGTACTCATTAGGCACGACAATAATTTGTCCACCTTATACGCGCATTTGTCGCTTATAAAGGTGTCCAAAGGCCAGCAAGTTGATGTTGGTCAGCTTGTGGGATATAGTGGAGACACCGGCTATGCGACAGGACCACACCTG